The Changchengzhania lutea genomic sequence CAGAGGCATATAACCCGCCAACAATAGCACCCATGCTAGTTCCTGCAATATAATCAATACGAACCCCTAAGCTATCTATAACCTTTAATACGCCAATATGCGCTAAGCCTTTAGCGCCACCACCACTTAATACCAGACCAACTTTTATATCATCCTTTTCAAGATTTTGAGCCTGACCACTTAAACCTATAATTATTACTATAATTGCTATGATGTATTTCATTTCTTGTGGAAGTAATTATAAATTTTTTCAGCTCTAGACACACCTACGATTTCCTCTAGTTCATCTAATTTTGCATTGGCTACACGTTTTGAAGATTTAAAATGCTTCAATAAATCGATAACCGTTTTTTCTCCAATTCCCTGGATGGTTTCCAGCTCTGTATTTAAGGCGGTTTTACTTCGCTTATTTCGGTGATGCTCAATTCCAAAGCGGTGCGCTTCGTTACGTAATTGTTGAATAATCCTTAACGTTTCACTTTTCTTATCTAAATATAGCGGAATTGGATCATCTGGATAAAATAACTCTTCTAAACGCTTTGCAATTCCGATGATCGCAATTTTTCCTCTTAAATTTAGACTATCCAAACTTTTGACCGCTGAAGAGAGTTGCCCTTTTCCGCCATCAATTATAATAAGTTGAGGTAAGGGTCGCTCCTCATCTAAAAGACGTTTATAGCGACGGTACACCACCTCTTCCATAGAAGCAAAATCATCTGGTCCAACCACCGTTTTTATGTTGAAATGTCGATAGTCCCTTTTACTTGGCTTTCCGTTTTTAAATACCACACAGGCCGCCACAGGATGCGTGCCTTGAATATTCGAATTATCAAAACATTCAATATGTCTAGGTTCTTCCGGCAGACGTAAATCGGCTTTCATTTGTGCCATAATCCTATTCACATGTCTGTCTGGATCTGTTATTTTTATTTGTTTAAAACGCTCCATCCTATAGTATTTGGCATTTCTAAGCGACAAATCCAATATATGCTTTTTATCCCCCAATTTAGGAACGGTAATTTTTATATCGTCACCTAAATCAACTTTAAATGGCACATAGATTTCTTTTGAATTGGAATGGAAACGTTGCCGAATTTCGGTAATGACCAATTCTAATAATTCTAAATCGGTTTCGTCTAATTTCTTTTTAATTTCTAAGGTATGTGAGCGTATAATGGCCCCATAAGATAATTGCAGAAAGTTAACATAACCATAACCCTCATCACTCATAATGGAAAACACATCCACATTACTGATTTTCGGATTGACAATAGTTGATTTGGCTTGATAATTTTCTAAAACCTCAATTTTATCTTTAATTTTCTGAGCTTGTTCAAACGCCATATTGGTGGCGTAGGTTTTCATTTGGGTTTTAAAAAGCGTTAGTGAATCTTTAAAATTTCCTTTTAAAATTTCTTTAATGGCTTGAATATTTTCATGGTATTCAGTCTCAGATTCTAATCCTTCGCACGGCCCTTTACAATTCCCTAAATGATATTCCAGGCATACCTTATATTTTCCTTTATTTATGTTCTCTTCAGATAAATGATAATTACACGTTCTTAAATGATAAAGGCCTCGAATTAAATCTAACAATGTAGACACCGTTTTCATACTGGTATAAGGTCCAAAATATTCGCTCCCATCTTTAAAAACCCGTCGCGTAGAAAACACCCTAGGGAAACGCTCGTTTTTAATGCAGATCCACGGATACGACTTATCGTCTTTCAACAGTACGTTATATCGTGGCTGATACTTTTTTATTAAATTGTTTTCTAATAATAAGGCATCCGTTTCGGTGGCGACCACAATGTGTTTAATATTGGTGATTTTGCGAACCAAAACACGGGTCTTCCCATTATCGTGTGTTTTTGTGAAGTAAGAGCTTACTCTTTTTTTTAAATTTTTTGCTTTTCCAACATAGATTAAATTATCTTTTACATCATAATATTGATACACGCCAGGAGCTGTTGGTAAGGTTTTTAATTGTATGTCTAACGTGGGTTTGGTCATTTCTTCAAAGATACTATATATCTATAATTAGAGTTAATTTTTAGCGGCTTTTCAAATGTGTTTTAAGAACGCTTTTTTATTACCTTGCGTGCTACAAATATTTCAAATTAAATGCCCAGAAAAGTAATAGGTAGAATTGACAAAGCAGATTTCCCTTTGCTTGATTTGTACGAGATTGATATCAAAATTGATACCGGCGCGTATACATCTTCTATTCATTGTCATCAAGTTAAAATAGAAGGCGATTTACTAAAATGCACTTTCTACGATAAGGGACATCCGCTGTACAATGGCAAAGAAATTACATTTGACACCTATCAAATTGCCAAGGTAAAAAGCAGTAATGGTATCGTGCAAGAACGCTATAAAGTAAATACTACTATCATCATTTTCAACAAAAAATATAAAATTAATTTAACCTTAAGTACGCGCGACGACATGAAATACCCTATCCTTATTGGACGACGGTTTTTAAACAAAAAATTTATTGTCGATGTTAGTTTGAAAAACGTATCTTATCAAAAACAAAATCTATGAACATCGTAATCTTATCCCGAAACCCCAACTTATACTCTACTAAAAGGCTTGTAGAAGTTGCCGCAAAACGCAAACATCATGTAGAAGTCATCGATCCGCTAAAATGTGAAATTATCATTGAGAAAAAGAACCCAGCCGTTTTATATAAAGGACGGGTTTTAGACAATATAGACGCCATTATACCAAGAATTGGTGCTTCGGTTACGTTTTACGGAACTGCAGTGGTGAGACAATTTGAAATGATGAAAGTCTTTTCTACCGTAGAGTCTCAAGCTTTGGTAAGGTCTCGTGATAAATTAAGAAGTTTACAAGTGTTATCGCGTGCTGGTTTGGGCATGCCGAAAACCGTTTTTTCAAATTACACGAAAGACGTTAGCGACATGATTAAATATGTTGGTGGTGCACCACTCGTTATTAAATTACTGGAAGGCACACAAGGCTTAGGGGTCGTTTTAGCGGAGACCAATAATGCAGCAGAATCTGTTTTAGAAGCGTTTAATGGTCTACAGGCACGGGTTATTGTGCAAGAATTTATTAAGGAATCCAAAGGCGCCGACATCAGGGCGTTTGTAGTTGATGGTAATGTAGTTGGTGCCATGAAACGACAAGGCAAAGAAGGTGAATTTCGCTCTAACTTACACCGTGGCGGAAGTGCCGATATTATTGAATTAACCGACGAAGAGGAAAATGCGGCCTTAAAAGCAGCTAAATCTCTTGGCTTGGGAATTTGTGGTGTCGATTTACTACAATCTGCGCGTGGTCCGTTAATTTTAGAAGTAAATTCATCACCTGGTTTAGAAGGTATCGAAGCGGCAACGCATCACGACATTGCTAAAACCATCATTCGTTATATTGAGCGTAATGTTTAACATATATGACAACTAACTACAAAGACCTTATCACTATTTTAGGGCAGGATATTCCTTTGGGAACATCTACTGAAATCAATTTTAACATTGCCAGACTTCATACCGCTTCAGACATTAATGTGCCCATAATTGTGGAGCGATCAAAAATAGAAGGCCCTACCATTCTATTTAACGCCTGTTTACATGGTGATGAGATAAATGGTGTTGATATTGTGAGGCAACTTATTGCTAATAAAATAAACAGACCAAAACGCGGTACCGTTATCTGTATCCCCATTTTGAATATTCTTGGGTTTCTAAACGGATCTAGAGCATTCCCCGATGGACGTGATTTAAACCGTGTTTTTCCGGGTAGTTCAAACGGTTCCTTAGCAAGTAGAGTGGCTCACAAACTCATCCATGAGGTTATTCCGGAAGTTGATCTTATTGTCGATTTCCATACAGGTGGCGCCAGTAGGTTTAATGCGGCACAGGTAAGAATTGTAAAAGACAATCCTGAATTAAAGGAACTGGCACAAGTATTTGGAGCGCCATTTGTACTATACTCGAAACATATTGCAAAATCCTTTAGAAATGCCTGTTTTCAACTCAATAAACCCATGGTTTTATTTGAAGGAGGTCGATCCTCTTTTATAGACGATAACATTTCTAAAATTGGAGTAGAAGGCGCTAAGCGTCTTTTAGCGCATTACGACATGCTGGACGAAGCACATAAAGTCAACAAACCAAAATCAAAATCTATTTTTGTAGAAAAAAGTAGTTGGATTCGAGCCAGGCGTTCAGGTATGTTTAAATCTATTATAAAGATAAATTCTAAAATAGAAGTCGGGAGCATTATTGGTCAAATAACAGATCCTTATGGTAAAATTCATCAGCCTGTAAAATCTACTTATGCGGGTTATGTGATTAATGTTAATGAAGCGCCCTTAGTGTACCAAGGTGATGCGCTATTCCATATAGCCACTAAGTTACATGATAAAAAGTAGTGCGGCATGAGCAAATTGCAATTAAGAGAAAAATACACCTTACTTAGACAATCTATAACGCATCAAGAGCGCGAAAATTTAAGTTTATCGATAGCTAATCAAGTTCTAAAATTGCCTATTTGGGAGCATCTGTTTTATCACATTTTTTTAGCTATTGAAGAAAAAAAAGAAATCAATACAGATTATATCCTCAACATTTTATCGGGTAAAGACAAAAACGTTTTAATATCGAAAAGTCATTTTAAAACGGGCGATATGTCTCACTTTCTTTTAACGGATAATACTATCATTAAGAAAAACAAGTATCATATTCCTGAACCCGTTGATGGTATTGAAATTACAGAAGATAAAATCGAAGTGGTCTTTATTCCTCTTTTAGCATTTGATGAACAGGGCAATCGGGTGGGTTATGGTAAAGGATTTTATGATCGGTTTTTAGCTAAATGCAAGCCTACAGCTATTAAAGTCGGGCTGTCCTTTTTTAAAGCTGAAACTGATAATATAGATGTTTTTGAAAGTGATGTGAAGCTCGATTACTGTGTGACGCCGGATCACATTTATCGGTTTTAATGACTCTTGGGAAACGCCTTTTTATTAAACACAATTAGCAATAGAAAACCTGTGCTAATCGCCATATCGGCAATATTAAAAACAGGTTCAAAAAAGTTAAAGCGTTTCCCACCATAAAAAGGGAATGCTTCTGGAAGGTCTATTTCAAATAAAGGAAAGTACAACATATCGACTACCTTCCCATGCAGTAAACTATCATAGCCGCCAGACTCCGGTAAAAATGCCGCCACTTGGCTTACACTATCATCAAACCATACACCGTAAAATACAGAATCTATAATATTCCCTAAGGCACCTGCAAAAATAAGAGCGATGGCCCATATTAAAATCACTGGACGCCGCCTGGAAGTGGCATCATACAACCAATAGCCAATTCCAAAAATAGCCACTATTCTAAATAGCGTTAAAGCAACTTTGGCGCTCCTATCATCAACAAAGGACACAAAATCGCTAATTTTAGTACCCCAAGCCATCCCATCATTTTCAATAAAATAAATTTTAAACCATGAAAACACTTCTAAGCTTTCATGTAAAGCAAAATGGGTTTTAATATAAATTTTACTTATTTGATCTATAAGTAAAATGAGCAAAATGACAACTATGGATTTTTTTAGAGACATTATAGATAACGCTTAATGATTTATTCCTACTGATAGCTAATGGTGTTAGTAGGAATCACAAATAAAAACGTCTCGTTTGTTAGTCGAGACGTTATCATTTATATTTAAAATAACTTGGTGTGCATTTTTTGTCAGTTCGGGTGATTTTCGATAAAAAATCATATTAAGAACACTAGTTTTATAACTAAAATTTGATTCTCGATACTAATTTTTCTCATTGTCAATTGTATAATTCACTCGAATTGACAAATTTTATTCAAAATACACAACAGGTAAAATATTCTTATTGCATGTTTTTAGCTTCAATGCTCAACGTCGCATGCGGTACTAATTTTAAACGTTCCTTGTTTATCAATTTGCCCGTAACTCTACAAACGCCATAGGTTTTACTTTCAATTCTGATCAGGGCATTTTTTAAATCACGAATAAACTTCTCTTGCCTAATTGCTAGTTGAGAATTTGATTCTTTACTCATCACAGAACTACCTTCATCAAACGCCTTAAACGTAGGCGATGTATCTTCAGTCCCATTATTATGGTCATTCATATACGCGCTCTTTATAAGCTCTAAATCATGTTGTGCTTTTTCGATTTTTTCCGTAATCAGTAATTTGAATTCGGCTAAATCTGCATCTGCATACCTTATATTTGTATCCATTTTGTTTGTTTTTTTAATGTATTTGAATAAATAGCTTGGTGTTGATATCGTCAAATGCAATCTCTATACCATTATTCATTACGTCTTTAATTTCTAACACTTCCGCTAATGTTTCTGCCTTAATATATTCTCTATTTGTTTCTATGGCATTTGCCACATGTTCATCGTTTTGAAATATGACATCAATCTTATCAGTAACCTCAAAACCTGAATCTTTTCGCAAGTTTTGAATACGGTTAACAAGCTCTCTTGCAATACCTTCTTTACGCAATTCATTGGTTATGGTAACGTCTAAGGCTACTGTTAATGCACCTTCGTTTGCCACTAACCATCCTTCTATATCTTGTGATGTAATCTCGACATCATCAAGTTCTAAAATAATACTTTTTCCGTTAATATCAATATCTAATTGACCATTTTGCTCGATTTTTTTAATGTCTTCGGATGTAAACACCTGAATAGCAGCTGCAATAGACTTCATGTCCTTACCAAAGCGAGGCCCAAGGATCTTAAAATTAGGTTTTATCTGTTTTACCAAAATACCTGAAGCATCCTCTAACAGAGTGATTTCCTTAACATTGACCTCATGTTTTATCAAATCTGAAACCGCCAGAATTTCTTCCTTTTGTTGTTCATTATCAACAGGTATCATTATTTTTTGAAGTGGCTGACGCACTTTTATCTTTTCCTTTGCTCTTAATGATAATACCAAAGAAGAAATGGTTTGAGCACTTTCCATTTTTCGCTCTAAACTTTTATCAACATATGCTGCATCAAACACAGGGAAATCAGCTAAATGTACACTTTCAAAATTTTCCTTTTTAGTCACTGAATTTAGATCTAAATACAGCTTGTCCATAAAGAAAGGAGCGATAGGCGCACCTAATTTCGCAATGGTTACCATACAAGTATAAAGCGTTTGATATGCCGAAATTTTATCGGTTTGGTAATCGCCTTTCCAGAAACGCCTTCTACTTAAACGCACAAACCAGTTACTTACATAGTCTTGCGTAAAATTTGAAATGGCTCTAGCGGCTTTTGTAGGTTCGTAATCTGCGTAATATTCGTCTACTTTCTGAATTAACGTATGCAATTCAGAAAGAATCCAACGGTCTATTTCTGGTCTTTCATCTAGAGGTATTTCCGCCTCAGCATAACTAAATTTATCTAAATTAGTATACAATGTGAAAAACGAATAGGTGTTATAAAGCGTTCCGAAAAACTTTCTCTTTACCTCTTCAATACCTTCTAAATCGAACTTTAAATTATCCCATGGATTGGCATTGCTAATCATATACCAGCGTGTGGCATCTGCACCAAAAGTGGACAACGTATCAAACGGGTCTGTGGCATTTCCTAAACGTTTAGACATTTTTTGTCCGTTCTTATCCAATACCAAGCCGTTAGACACCACATTTTTATAAGCCACAGAATCAAAAACCATCGTCCCAATGGCATGAAGGGTATAAAACCATCCACGAGTTTGATCGACACCTTCTGCTATAAAATCGGCAGGAAAGGCTTTTTTATCATCAATGAGTTCCTTATTTTCAAACGGATAATGCCATTGTGCATAAGGCATAGCGCCCGAATCGAACCAGACATCAATTAAATCGCTTTCGCGGAACATTTTTTGTCCGCTTGGCGATACCAATACAATTTGATCAACGATGTTTTTATGCAAATCTATTTTAGCATAGTTGGCTTCGGAATGGTTTCCAACTTCAAAGCTTTGGAAGATGTCAGATTCCATAATACCTGCCTGAACGGCACGTTCCATTTCTGCTTTAAGTTCTTCAACCGAACCAATACAAATTTCTTCTGTGCCATCTTCGGTTCTCCAAATAGGCAAAGGAATCCCCCAATAGCGTGAACGTGATAAATTCCAATCGTTTGCATTTGCCAACCAGTTTCCAAAACGACCCGTTCCAGTGGCTTTTGGTTTCCAGTTGATGGTTTCGTTAAGTTCATACATCCTATCCTTAACATCGGTTACTTTTATAAACCAAGAATCCAAAGGATAATAAAGAATGGGCTTATCTGTTCGCCAACAATTTGGGTAACTGTGTTTATATTTTTCAACCTTAAAGGCTTTGTTTTCTTCTTTTAACTTGATGGCCAGTTCAACATCGACTGAACGTTCGGGCGCTTCGCCATCATTGTAATATTCGTTTTTAACATATTTACCAGCAAACTCTCCCATTTCTGGTCTGAATTTCCCTTGCAAATCGACCAATGGCACTAGGTTGCCGTTTTCATCTTTGACTAATAGTGGTGGAATTTCAGGTGTAGCCTGTTTTGCCACTAAAGCATCATCTGCTCCAAATGTTGGTGCTGTGTGTACAATACCAGTTCCATCTTCAGTCGTAACAAAATCGCCAGAAATGACTCTAAATGCATTTTCTGCATTATCGTTTGGTAACGCATATTTTAAAAGTTGTTCGTATTTTATACCGACTAAATCTGAGCCTTTACATTCTGCTATTACTTTAAATGGAATTTTCCTACTGACTGTTTGAATATCTGCCTCAACCATAAGTTGAAGCTTTTTTTCATCAAATTCATAACCATGTTCATAAAATACAGATTTTAACTTAGGAATGTCTTTTTTGTATTTCACCAATAAATCAAAAAACATTTGAAACTGTACATCCATTAGTTTCTTACCATACAAAATCTCTATTCTTTCTGTTCCTCCAATTTTAGCTTCCTCTATATTTGAAAACTCAATCGATGAATCAAGTTCAAAAAAAGTTTTTTTATCAAATTGGTAGTCAACTAATTTTTTTGCAAGTATCACTTTAACAGGCTCAAATGTATATTGATTATAGGTTTCAACTAAAACATAATCAATCTTAGAACCCACTGTTAATGCCGTATTACTAGGCAAGGTCCAAGGTGTGGTGGTCCACGCTAGAAAAAAAATCCCCCCAGCCCCCGAAGGGGGAGTTTGTTGCTCTTCCCTAAATTGAAACGCTTTATAAAAAGTGTTCATATTTCCCCCTTCGGGGGTTAGGGGGAATTGCGCCACAACCGTAGTGTCCGTAACATCTTGATACGTCCCAGGTTGATTTAACTCATGTGAGCTTAAACCTGTCCCCGCTTTTGGTGAATATGGTTGAATGGTATAGCCTTTATAGATTAAGTTTTTATTGTAAATCTCTTTGAGCAACCACCAAACACTTTCCATGTATTTGGGTTCGTAAGTAATGTATGGATCATCCATATTTACCCAATAGCCCATTTTTTCGGTTAAATCATTCCAAACATCTGTGTATCGCATGACTGCCTTTCGACACGCTGTATTATAATCTTCTACAGAAATGGTTTTACCAATGTCTTCTTTAGTAATCCCCAATTCTTTTTCAACGCCTAACTCTATAGGTAAACCATGTGTATCCCAGCCTGCTTTACGCTTAACTTGATAGCCTTTCATGGTTTTATATCTGGGGAAAATGTCTTTAATAGCACGCGCCAAAACGTGATGTACTCCGGGAAGTCCGTTTGCAGAAGGTGGCCCTTCAAAAAACACAAAGGGTTTGTTGCCTTCGCGTGTCTCCACACTTTTTTCAAAGATGTTGTTTTCTTGCCAATAGCTTAAGATATTATCCGCTACTTTTGGTAAGTCAAGTCCTTTATATTCAGGAAATTTAGCGCTCATTAATCGTTGATTCTTATAAGTTCGCGAATTTAAGGAATTTTGATAAAAAACCCACCCATTTGCGGTAAAAGCGTCAATTTAAAATGTCGTGAACTTAATTTCATTTAAATTAGCAATAATTCAACACGGTATATGCGTTAATAATCCCTTGATTAGCGTTAATTAGAATGCCAAAATATTTGTATCATTGAAACAAATTAATCCTAAATTTATAATTATGAAAAATTTATCAATAGTTTTTGCTCTGGTATTTATGGCCTTGACCTTCAGTTGTAATCAAAATGTAAACGGGCAAGCGCCAGAAGCGGTAAAAAAATCTTTTCAAGCCAAATATCCTGGGGAGAATGATCCTGACTGGGAGAAAGATTCAAACGGTAATTACGAATCTCACTTTAAAATTGATGGCATAAAATACAGAGCCGATTTTAAACCCGATGGAATGTGGATAGAAACGGAATCCAGCATAGAGAAAAAAGACTTACCGAAGGCCATTAGAGAGAAAATTGAAAATGATTATGAAGGTGAAATCACAGAAATTGAAAAAGTAGACCATCACTCAAAAGGGATTTTTTACGATGTGGAATTCAAACAAAAAGGTAAAAATAAAGATATTGAATTCAAGGCCGATGGGAGTGTAATAAATTAATTCTAAATCCTTTTCCTCTCTTTAATTATTATGGCATATTAGTTGCCATAACGTAACCATACAAATTATCTTTGAAAATGATGAAAAGCTTAAGAATATCTTTAATTATATTGATTTCGCTCAGCACCCTGACTTCCATGGGGCAAGATACTAGGGTTAAAAAGAAAATTGGAGTTGCACGAATACCTATTACTGTAATTAATGATACTATTCTTGCGCCATTACCGATTAAGCATATAGAGGAAATTGAGCCTATTTTTGAATTGCAGGACAAAACCCTTCAATCTTTACTTAATAAAGAAATCAACCGTAACCCCTCATGGAAACGTTTAGTAGCCAACAAGTCTTTAGCTATCGGCATTGTAGATTTAAGTGATTCTGATAACATTAAATACGCCGGTATCAATGACGAGAACAT encodes the following:
- the uvrC gene encoding excinuclease ABC subunit UvrC is translated as MTKPTLDIQLKTLPTAPGVYQYYDVKDNLIYVGKAKNLKKRVSSYFTKTHDNGKTRVLVRKITNIKHIVVATETDALLLENNLIKKYQPRYNVLLKDDKSYPWICIKNERFPRVFSTRRVFKDGSEYFGPYTSMKTVSTLLDLIRGLYHLRTCNYHLSEENINKGKYKVCLEYHLGNCKGPCEGLESETEYHENIQAIKEILKGNFKDSLTLFKTQMKTYATNMAFEQAQKIKDKIEVLENYQAKSTIVNPKISNVDVFSIMSDEGYGYVNFLQLSYGAIIRSHTLEIKKKLDETDLELLELVITEIRQRFHSNSKEIYVPFKVDLGDDIKITVPKLGDKKHILDLSLRNAKYYRMERFKQIKITDPDRHVNRIMAQMKADLRLPEEPRHIECFDNSNIQGTHPVAACVVFKNGKPSKRDYRHFNIKTVVGPDDFASMEEVVYRRYKRLLDEERPLPQLIIIDGGKGQLSSAVKSLDSLNLRGKIAIIGIAKRLEELFYPDDPIPLYLDKKSETLRIIQQLRNEAHRFGIEHHRNKRSKTALNTELETIQGIGEKTVIDLLKHFKSSKRVANAKLDELEEIVGVSRAEKIYNYFHKK
- a CDS encoding ATP-dependent zinc protease family protein produces the protein MPRKVIGRIDKADFPLLDLYEIDIKIDTGAYTSSIHCHQVKIEGDLLKCTFYDKGHPLYNGKEITFDTYQIAKVKSSNGIVQERYKVNTTIIIFNKKYKINLTLSTRDDMKYPILIGRRFLNKKFIVDVSLKNVSYQKQNL
- the rimK gene encoding 30S ribosomal protein S6--L-glutamate ligase: MNIVILSRNPNLYSTKRLVEVAAKRKHHVEVIDPLKCEIIIEKKNPAVLYKGRVLDNIDAIIPRIGASVTFYGTAVVRQFEMMKVFSTVESQALVRSRDKLRSLQVLSRAGLGMPKTVFSNYTKDVSDMIKYVGGAPLVIKLLEGTQGLGVVLAETNNAAESVLEAFNGLQARVIVQEFIKESKGADIRAFVVDGNVVGAMKRQGKEGEFRSNLHRGGSADIIELTDEEENAALKAAKSLGLGICGVDLLQSARGPLILEVNSSPGLEGIEAATHHDIAKTIIRYIERNV
- a CDS encoding succinylglutamate desuccinylase/aspartoacylase family protein translates to MTTNYKDLITILGQDIPLGTSTEINFNIARLHTASDINVPIIVERSKIEGPTILFNACLHGDEINGVDIVRQLIANKINRPKRGTVICIPILNILGFLNGSRAFPDGRDLNRVFPGSSNGSLASRVAHKLIHEVIPEVDLIVDFHTGGASRFNAAQVRIVKDNPELKELAQVFGAPFVLYSKHIAKSFRNACFQLNKPMVLFEGGRSSFIDDNISKIGVEGAKRLLAHYDMLDEAHKVNKPKSKSIFVEKSSWIRARRSGMFKSIIKINSKIEVGSIIGQITDPYGKIHQPVKSTYAGYVINVNEAPLVYQGDALFHIATKLHDKK
- a CDS encoding 5-formyltetrahydrofolate cyclo-ligase, which translates into the protein MSKLQLREKYTLLRQSITHQERENLSLSIANQVLKLPIWEHLFYHIFLAIEEKKEINTDYILNILSGKDKNVLISKSHFKTGDMSHFLLTDNTIIKKNKYHIPEPVDGIEITEDKIEVVFIPLLAFDEQGNRVGYGKGFYDRFLAKCKPTAIKVGLSFFKAETDNIDVFESDVKLDYCVTPDHIYRF
- a CDS encoding lipoprotein signal peptidase, with product MSLKKSIVVILLILLIDQISKIYIKTHFALHESLEVFSWFKIYFIENDGMAWGTKISDFVSFVDDRSAKVALTLFRIVAIFGIGYWLYDATSRRRPVILIWAIALIFAGALGNIIDSVFYGVWFDDSVSQVAAFLPESGGYDSLLHGKVVDMLYFPLFEIDLPEAFPFYGGKRFNFFEPVFNIADMAISTGFLLLIVFNKKAFPKSH
- a CDS encoding TraR/DksA family transcriptional regulator; translated protein: MDTNIRYADADLAEFKLLITEKIEKAQHDLELIKSAYMNDHNNGTEDTSPTFKAFDEGSSVMSKESNSQLAIRQEKFIRDLKNALIRIESKTYGVCRVTGKLINKERLKLVPHATLSIEAKNMQ
- the ileS gene encoding isoleucine--tRNA ligase, which encodes MSAKFPEYKGLDLPKVADNILSYWQENNIFEKSVETREGNKPFVFFEGPPSANGLPGVHHVLARAIKDIFPRYKTMKGYQVKRKAGWDTHGLPIELGVEKELGITKEDIGKTISVEDYNTACRKAVMRYTDVWNDLTEKMGYWVNMDDPYITYEPKYMESVWWLLKEIYNKNLIYKGYTIQPYSPKAGTGLSSHELNQPGTYQDVTDTTVVAQFPLTPEGGNMNTFYKAFQFREEQQTPPSGAGGIFFLAWTTTPWTLPSNTALTVGSKIDYVLVETYNQYTFEPVKVILAKKLVDYQFDKKTFFELDSSIEFSNIEEAKIGGTERIEILYGKKLMDVQFQMFFDLLVKYKKDIPKLKSVFYEHGYEFDEKKLQLMVEADIQTVSRKIPFKVIAECKGSDLVGIKYEQLLKYALPNDNAENAFRVISGDFVTTEDGTGIVHTAPTFGADDALVAKQATPEIPPLLVKDENGNLVPLVDLQGKFRPEMGEFAGKYVKNEYYNDGEAPERSVDVELAIKLKEENKAFKVEKYKHSYPNCWRTDKPILYYPLDSWFIKVTDVKDRMYELNETINWKPKATGTGRFGNWLANANDWNLSRSRYWGIPLPIWRTEDGTEEICIGSVEELKAEMERAVQAGIMESDIFQSFEVGNHSEANYAKIDLHKNIVDQIVLVSPSGQKMFRESDLIDVWFDSGAMPYAQWHYPFENKELIDDKKAFPADFIAEGVDQTRGWFYTLHAIGTMVFDSVAYKNVVSNGLVLDKNGQKMSKRLGNATDPFDTLSTFGADATRWYMISNANPWDNLKFDLEGIEEVKRKFFGTLYNTYSFFTLYTNLDKFSYAEAEIPLDERPEIDRWILSELHTLIQKVDEYYADYEPTKAARAISNFTQDYVSNWFVRLSRRRFWKGDYQTDKISAYQTLYTCMVTIAKLGAPIAPFFMDKLYLDLNSVTKKENFESVHLADFPVFDAAYVDKSLERKMESAQTISSLVLSLRAKEKIKVRQPLQKIMIPVDNEQQKEEILAVSDLIKHEVNVKEITLLEDASGILVKQIKPNFKILGPRFGKDMKSIAAAIQVFTSEDIKKIEQNGQLDIDINGKSIILELDDVEITSQDIEGWLVANEGALTVALDVTITNELRKEGIARELVNRIQNLRKDSGFEVTDKIDVIFQNDEHVANAIETNREYIKAETLAEVLEIKDVMNNGIEIAFDDINTKLFIQIH
- a CDS encoding PepSY-like domain-containing protein; translated protein: MKNLSIVFALVFMALTFSCNQNVNGQAPEAVKKSFQAKYPGENDPDWEKDSNGNYESHFKIDGIKYRADFKPDGMWIETESSIEKKDLPKAIREKIENDYEGEITEIEKVDHHSKGIFYDVEFKQKGKNKDIEFKADGSVIN